AACCACAAATTGTacataaatatttgtataagttattaagaatatgttaaaaaataaaaatattatttcctaTGTAATATAAGAATACCAGTATTACTCACCAGTAATGGAAAACATTATTGTACAGTATTAATATCATTTATATCAAAATGAATTATATCGGTTGCTCTCAAAACTGCTTCTGGAATCTTCCCTAATGGTGTTTCCAAATTACGTACATACACTTCTAAACAATCTACATCACAACCTCTAAACTCAGCAGAAACATGTGTCTTCTCATGTAAATAaaattctgcttgcttacctgtaaCAGACAACAATTCATTTAACTTGTCACTTAAAAAGTACGAATAGTTCGCTGCATAAGTGCTTTTACGACATAATTATGAAAACTAGTGTTTCGCTTATACAACTTTCGTTaatgaaaatcaaatttaacTTAATTTATGATTGAATATTCGCGCATTAGAAAACTACGTTAGTATTGGCGCCATATTTAAGCAATTTCGTGTGTAATTAAATGAACTTAACAAAAGGCGATGATGATCACAATTACTAAATACCAATAAGTTTATGCATACATTAGATAAAGTTTTTTGTAGCATTAGATCCGATAGGAAGGAAATTGGAATGGAAAAAGGAAGGCTTCGTACCAACAATTCCAGTAATCACTCGGAGAAATCGCTCGCGCAGAAATGCACGAGCTTCTTGTTTTTCCGGAGTCGCAAAATCTAAGCTGGTACTGTTTTCATTCAATTTTACGTCTTCTTCAACTGTACCggtcattttttcagaaaaattttCCGGCAGCCAAGAA
The window above is part of the Colletes latitarsis isolate SP2378_abdomen chromosome 2, iyColLati1, whole genome shotgun sequence genome. Proteins encoded here:
- the LOC143351850 gene encoding gem-associated protein 7, whose protein sequence is MTGTVEEDVKLNENSTSLDFATPEKQEARAFLRERFLRVITGIVGKQAEFYLHEKTHVSAEFRGCDVDCLEVYVRNLETPLGKIPEAVLRATDIIHFDINDINTVQ